The Deinococcus malanensis DNA window ATCCCCCACCCACTGCATGATACGGCTCTCGATCTGGCCGCTGACGCGCCAAAAGACTGCGTGGCGGTCCTCGTCGGCGCCGGTTGAACCGGCCGGGTCCTCAGACCACCAGGACCCACGGCGGATGGCGAACGGAAGACTCGGATAGTTCAGCTGCGCACAGTCACACCTCGTGATCACATACGAGAAGTGCGGCTTCAGTGGCGGGGCCGTGCCCTTGACACGCAGGTGATCGGTGTTCAGACGGCACCCGTGCAGCACCTGGGAGGTCAAGGGGTTTACCTCCGCTGGTGCTGAACCGACCGAGATGAGGTCGGAGCGGCATCCGCCGTGATGTGCCAGCGGCACCTCGGCCAACGGCGAGCGGGCTGTATTTCTGGCACAGCTGAACTGAACGCGGGCTGGGGACGTCATATGGATTCTCGTGTAAGCACGAATTCCTGCGCCCTGCGGGGCTGGGCTTCCACCGGTTCACCTGGAGAGAGAAAATGATTGACCACCGCCGCCAGCGCGGCACCCAGCAGTGGCGCGGCCCAGTACAGCCAGTGCGCCGTCCAGATGCCGCTGGCCAGAGACGGGCCGAACGACCGCGCCGGGTTCATGCTCGCGCCGGTGATGGGCCCGCCCATCGCTGCTTCCAGGGCCACCACGCCCCCCACCACCCAGGGCAACCCCGAGCGCAGAGCGACCAGCAGCAGGAAGAAGGTCAGCACGGTCTCCAGCACGAAGGCCTGAAGGACAGTGCCAGCCGGAACGGTGACGCCCAGGTTGCCTTTCATGCCGAACAGGGCCAGCAGAACGAAGCCGGCGAGCGCCGCGCCGATCA harbors:
- a CDS encoding MIP/aquaporin family protein, producing MPLSSPVPLPRALAAEGIGTFALVFFGPGAAVVQAQTGALGHLGVALVFGLTVTAVIAALAPISGAHINPAATVALTLAGKFPRSRVLPYVLVQLIGAALAGFVLLALFGMKGNLGVTVPAGTVLQAFVLETVLTFFLLLVALRSGLPWVVGGVVALEAAMGGPITGASMNPARSFGPSLASGIWTAHWLYWAAPLLGAALAAVVNHFLSPGEPVEAQPRRAQEFVLTRESI